TCCTTGGACACGGTGTACTTTAGATGAAGTATCAAGATTAGTAGCaccaattataaaatatatgattttaaatTCAGGATTCTCTCTAAGCTCGGTTTGCTCTGTTAGGGCTTGAGCTGCGCCATGGCAGGGAGACCGAGACTACGAAAGGACTCAGCGAAAATTCAGGCTACTAAGAAGGGAACCAAGAAGAAAGGACCGAGTTCTTCTGATCCAATCAAGAAAACGAAGAAGATTGATCAGATTTTGGGGATAGAGGAACTGCAATGCTCTGATTCAGAGAACGATCTGGATTTAGGGAAAGAATTACCGCCGATAATAACTACTGCAATCGGAGATGATGGAGTTGGGATAATTCTTTCTCCACGATCCAATGAACGTGAAATCATTTAGCGATCTGAGATTCGAGCAACCTTTGCTGAAGTAATGGGGGCTGCTAATGTTGCGAAGAACACTACTGGTAAGAATTCTCCCCATAAATTTCCTATTATGCATTTTGAGAAATAAGTTAGGGGGGAAATTGGGGGTTGTGCAAAGATTATAGATGAAGATATAGCTGGTGAGATTAATTACTGGAATTCTGCCATTGTTTGCTATGTTTTAGGGGCTAACCCTCCTATACATGTTATAGAAGGTTTTCGGAAAAGAATTTGGAAAAATAAGAATATTGATAGAGTTAGTCTACTAACTCATGGAGTCTTTTTGGTCCGATTTCATTCGATTGAGGATCGGGATGGTATTCTTAAAGGTGGATATCAATTCTTTGATAAGAAGCCGCTTATTATGAAGGCTTGGGATCCAGATGTTAGATTTACCAGGGAACAGGTGTGGAAAGTTCCAGTTTGGGTTCAACTCAGACAGCTTGATTTGAAGTACTGGGGGGAAAGATCAATGGGGAAAATAGTGAGCACTCTCGGGAGGATGATCAAACAAGATCAAGCTACTATGAATAGAGATAAACTAGAGTTTTCTCGAGTTTTAATAGAGATGGATATCTCTAAAGGCTTTCCGAACTCGACCAAATTTGAAGATGAAAAAGGGAGTCTAGTTTATCTGGAGGTTTCTTATGAATGGAAACCAGAAAAGTGTGCTACTTGTAATGGAATAGGCCATACTAGTAATGTGTGTAAGAAGGAAAAAGTTGTGGAACAAATGAAGAAAATATGGAAGCCGAAAGAGGTGACAGAAACAGTGAAAAATCCTCCTAAGAAAGAAACAGAGGATGATCAGGGATTTAAAAAAGTGAAAGGTAAAAAGGTGGTGATAGCAAGGCCCTCTCAAATTAACACGAGTAACGCTTTTGAAGTTCTTGAAGAGATTTCGATTCAAGAAGAACAAGTGGTCAAAGTTCTTTGTGAGATGCAGTCCATTATTGGTGGAGGGTTATTGATGGAGGGGGAGATCCTCCACCAATAAATGGATAAAATCTTCATTTGGAACGTAAGGGGCATCAATAAATCCTCAAAGCAAATTGATGTTATGAAAGAATTTCataataaaaatataggatttattgGGCTCCTTGAGACAAAAGCTAAGGCTACCAAAATGGGAGCCTTATACCTACAAATGTTCAAAGGTTGGTGTTTTTCGTCTAATCTTGCTCATCATCCTAATGGAAGGATTATCATAGCTTGGAATCCAAATAGTTTTGAAGTGGATATCAAAGGTGGTACAAGCCAACTTATTCACTGTGTTCTAAAGCCTAAAAGAGGTCATAGCTTTGCTTTAACTGTAGTGTATTTTGCTAATGACTCCAGAACTAGAGAAATTTTATAGAGAGATCTGGTGACCATCTCGGAAGGTATGAAGATTCCTTGGATAGTTGGAGGTGATTTTAATGCGGTGTTGAATCCGGAAGAGAGGCTTGAATATCGAGGAAATGCAAATGAATTGATTCCTTTTCAGACCTGTGTGAATAAATGTGGTTTAGAAGACGTGAAATACAATGGCAGATTCTTCACGTGGAATAACAAACAAGATGGTAAAAATCGAGTTTATGCTAAACTCGACAGATTTTTAGCTACCTCGGATTGGATAGACACATATTCCACTGTTGAAGTCTCTTTTCTTCCTGAAGGAGACTTTGACCATTCCCCGGCTCTTCTTACAGTTTACCCGAGCATGTAAAATATCAAAAAACCTTTCAGGTATTTTAATTTTTGGAAGAACTTGAATGGTTTTCTTGATGTCGTGAAGCAGTTTTGGCAGGAAAAAGTTGCTGGTTCTCATATGTATCAGCTGGTGTTTCTTTTAAAACAGCTCAAATCTGGCTTGAAGAGTTTGAATAGGCAAGGCAGGGGTGATGTAGAGCTTCAAGAGAAGGAGGCCTACCAGCATTTGTTAAATATTCAGCAGCAATTACAGCTTGATCCTAGTAATAGTGAGCTGATTTTGGCAGAAATAAAGAGTAGAAAAGATTTTTCAGTAGCTCACAAGAATTATATCCAATACCTTAGCCAAAAAGCTAAAGTAGATTGGATAAAGTCCGGGGATGAGAATACTAAAATGTTCCACACTAGCTTGAAAGTGAGAAGACAACAGAACACAATTTATTCTATCCGGGACCAGAATGGAAATTGGGTGGACAATCAAGAAGGAGTCATTAAAGCTTTCCTTGAGTTTTATGATTCCTTGCTTGGTACTAAAATTGAAGGTCGAACAAGGGTGCATAAAAGAATTGTCCAGGAGGGAACTTTGATTAGTCAAAGCCAAGCAAATTGGCTAGTTCGAGATTATACTAGTGAAGAGGTAGAAGCAGCTCTGAAGTCCATTCCTAATGATAAAGCTCCAGGTCCTGAAGGATATAACAGTACCTTCTTTAAAGATACTTGGGAGATAACTGGTAAGGAGGTTAAAGAGGCCATTTTATCTTTTCTTAACACAGGGAAGCTTCTAAAAGAAATTAATGCTACCACAGTGACTTTGGTGCCCAAGTCTATTTGTCCCGAATCAGTTAGTGACTATAGACCTATTGCGTGTTGCAATGTGATCTATAAAATAGCCACTAAGATGATTTGTAACAGACTTAGAGATATTCTTCCTGACATCATTTCGGAAAACCAAAGTGGTTTTGTGAAAGGAAGGAAAATTGCTCACAACATCATGATTTGCCAAGATATGGTTCGGGGTTATGATAGAAGGAGTGCTAAGTCGGCTTGCCTTTTCAAGATTGATCTTCAAAAAGCTTATGATACTCTTGATTGGGATTTTCTTAAAGAAATGTTAGAAGCTTTGAACTTTCCCCAAAAATTTGTGGAGTTGATCATGATTTGTGTAACTACTCCTCGGTTCTCTTTTTGCATTAATGGAGCTTTACATGGGTATCTTCAATCCAAGAGGGGTTTGAGACAGGGAGATCCTATGTCGCCTCTTCATTTTGTAATTGGAATGGAgtatctgttatattatttcatataatataatattagattaaataatgtgacaaaatatgatttgtcacaccttgtaacatattattgagagtcacaaaattggactagtgtgtgtgcccaaatgtgacatattttggagttacaaaatcagttacaaatttgtaactcccaaatattacccaataatgtgtatattatatggtacacatttgagattggatttcataaagtcatgatgatatatgactgttggagacatgtttttaactcccaataggtgttcggaggttacaaaatcatgtgggaaaggatttgggacgttttggaaaaatgatttttttgtactgaaaatggcctgtggccgcggccagtgaggctgacagcctatgtgaattttcagttttttccaaattgaacggttctaacatcccaaataactcccaaatctccattttaattccataaacatcaaattaaacattggtaacagccatgggggttggtgtaatttgaaattcaaaggggtatctcaaactctataaatgggagcctaatgctcacttgtatgacacaccatttttcatccacaaagcacttggctgaaaaatacaccaaaaggcttgataattccagagagctatttcctagagagatcccttagtgcttagagaatagggggaaataatattttggacaaaggtcttgaaccttgttcaagttggtgatccccactactctacactttggttgagtgtgagagtTGGTTTGTCTTTTCATTCTTTTgctcttcttatttacttgtattattatagtattgagtttgtaatcttcttcttctacatctttctatttacttgtattttgagcaattgagttgtaatatttatttaatcaattatcttgtccattgtatctttgcatagagttgtatttttggtttttccatatttccattgagcaattataatatatattctctaacagtatCTGTCTCGGATCTTAAAAAAGATAACAAAAGACAGCAAATTTCAATTCCACCCGAGATGTAAGAGTTTGGCTCTTACTCACCTTTGTTTTGCTGATGATCTTCTTTTGTTTTGTAAAGGAGATTATGTTTCAGCAACCCTGTTGCTAAGGGGCTTCAAGTTGTTTTCGAATTCTTCTGGCCTTAAAGCGAATCTTGGGAAATCCGCAGTGTATGGAGCAGGTATGGacacttattcttttgatagaaTAGTGGATATTTCCGGTTATCAAAAGAGTTTGCTGCCTTTTAAATACTTGGGTATGCAAATCTGTTCGAAAATGATTACAAGGGCTGACTTTGATTGCTTAGTTGATAAAATGACCAAAAGAATTAAGGTTTGGAGCAGTAGAAATCTTTCTTATGCTGGCAGGATGGTATTGATTAATTTTGTTTTGCTTACCATAAATTCTTTTTGGTCTCAAATTGTTATCCTTCCTAAGATGGTTGTTCAAAAGATTAACCAAGTGTGTCGAGCCTTTCTTTGGAAGGGTAGTGAGATGCTTAATGGCCCGGGTAATGTCTCTTGGGAGGATGTTTGTAAGGAAAAAAAAGAAGGAGGTTTGGGGTTTAAAGATATAGCTATGTGGAATCTTTGTGCTATAGGTAAACATGTTTGGGATGTCACCAAGAAGAAGGATAACTCGTGGGTTAAGTGGGTGAATTCCGTCTATATTAAACATGATGATTGGTGGAACCATATAGCTCCAAATGATGCAAGTTGGTATTGGAAGCGTATTGTGCAAACTAAAGAAAAAATTAGGAATATGTTTACTCAAACAGAATTTCAGCTCTTCAAATTCTCCATCCAGGGTCTTTGTAACAAGATGCAGTCTATTCAGTTAGAAAGGTGGAAGTACTTCTTGATTTAGGACAGATCCAATGTTCCAAAACATAGAGTTATTGTTTGGATGGCTTTACTTGGAAAACTTCACACTAGAGATCGGCTTTACAGGTTTGGAATGACTCCTCAAGCCGATTGCTTAATTTGTGGAGTT
The genomic region above belongs to Humulus lupulus chromosome 1, drHumLupu1.1, whole genome shotgun sequence and contains:
- the LOC133781489 gene encoding uncharacterized protein LOC133781489; the encoded protein is MGAANVAKNTTGANPPIHVIEGFRKRIWKNKNIDRVSLLTHGVFLVRFHSIEDRDGILKGGYQFFDKKPLIMKAWDPDVRFTREQVWKVPVWVQLRQLDLKYWGERSMGKIVSTLGRMIKQDQATMNRDKLEFSRVLIEMDISKGFPNSTKFEDEKGSLVYLEVSYEWKPEKCATCNGIGHTSNVCKKEKVVEQMKKIWKPKEVTETVKNPPKKETEDDQGFKKVKGKKVVIARPSQINTSNAFEVLEEISIQEEQVVKVLCEMQSIIGGGLLMEGEILHQ
- the LOC133781498 gene encoding uncharacterized protein LOC133781498, whose product is MKIPWIVGGDFNAVLNPEERLEYRGNANELIPFQTCVNKCGLEDVKYNGRFFTWNNKQDGKNRVYAKLDRFLATSDWIDTYSTVEVSFLPEGDFDHSPALLTFWQEKVAGSHMYQLVFLLKQLKSGLKSLNRQGRGDVELQEKEAYQHLLNIQQQLQLDPSNSELILAEIKSRKDFSVAHKNYIQYLSQKAKVDWIKSGDENTKMFHTSLKVRRQQNTIYSIRDQNGNWVDNQEGVIKAFLEFYDSLLGTKIEGRTRVHKRIVQEGTLISQSQANWLVRDYTSEEVEAALKSIPNDKAPGPEGYNSTFFKDTWEITGKEVKEAILSFLNTGKLLKEINATTVTLVPKSICPESVSDYRPIACCNVIYKIATKMICNRLRDILPDIISENQSGFVKGRKIAHNIMICQDMVRGYDRRSAKSACLFKIDLQKAYDTLDWDFLKEMLEALNFPQKFVELIMICVTTPRFSFCINGALHGYLQSKRGLRQGDPMSPLHFYLSRILKKITKDSKFQFHPRCKSLALTHLCFADDLLLFCKGDYVSATLLLRGFKLFSNSSGLKANLGKSAVYGAGMDTYSFDRIVDISGYQKSLLPFKYLGMQICSKMITRADFDCLVDKMTKRIKVWSSRNLSYAGRMVLINFVLLTINSFWSQIVILPKMVVQKINQVCRAFLWKGSEMLNGPGNVSWEDVCKEKKEGGLGFKDIAMWNLCAIGKHVWDVTKKKDNSWVKWVNSVYIKHDDWWNHIAPNDASWYWKRIVQTKEKIRNMFTQTEFQLFKFSIQGLCNKMQSIQLERWKYFLI